A genomic region of Nostoc sp. UHCC 0702 contains the following coding sequences:
- a CDS encoding PEP-CTERM sorting domain-containing protein (PEP-CTERM proteins occur, often in large numbers, in the proteomes of bacteria that also encode an exosortase, a predicted intramembrane cysteine proteinase. The presence of a PEP-CTERM domain at a protein's C-terminus predicts cleavage within the sorting domain, followed by covalent anchoring to some some component of the (usually Gram-negative) cell surface. Many PEP-CTERM proteins exhibit an unusual sequence composition that includes large numbers of potential glycosylation sites. Expression of one such protein has been shown restore the ability of a bacterium to form floc, a type of biofilm.), with protein sequence MKLNPIKNLSKLAVGVVCSFGIAGLLAPSEARAASVITNVTPSGSLVEPASYNVFLDAGDPLPVTVQVTVPTTPQKLDLFLLEDLSGSFGDDLFTVQSLVPSLTSSITSLVSDTQFGVGSFVDKPIGPFGGLPDYVYRTDLSLTSDTTLLQSTIDGLSILGGGDTPESQLEALLQTAVRANSEVGFRNDAFKVVVLSTDAEFHQAGDFSSQPPNNGDAVLDGSPEGTGEDYPSILQVKDLLAATNIIPIFAVTSDVVSTYEDLVNQLGVGSVVLLSSDSSNLVSAINAGLADIFRDITLTPVSDDYGYVQSIVPPSFTDVPEGDSRTFTVTLLADGVGDADDTLSLVAAGFGQTDVNVTVGKSVPEPSAMLGLLAFSAFGATSVLKRKQQQKATVKA encoded by the coding sequence ATGAAGCTCAATCCAATCAAGAACCTGTCTAAATTGGCAGTCGGTGTGGTGTGTTCATTTGGGATAGCTGGATTGCTTGCACCGTCTGAGGCTCGCGCCGCCAGCGTCATCACCAATGTGACTCCTTCAGGAAGTCTAGTGGAGCCAGCCAGTTATAACGTATTTTTGGATGCTGGTGATCCTCTGCCTGTAACTGTACAAGTGACCGTTCCCACAACGCCCCAAAAGTTAGACCTGTTCCTACTAGAAGACCTTTCCGGTTCTTTTGGCGATGATCTCTTTACAGTGCAAAGTCTAGTACCAAGTTTGACCAGTTCCATCACCAGCCTTGTCTCTGATACCCAATTTGGTGTTGGTTCTTTCGTTGACAAACCAATAGGCCCGTTTGGTGGTCTTCCTGATTACGTCTATAGAACTGACCTGAGTCTAACTAGTGACACAACTTTGCTGCAATCAACTATTGATGGACTCAGTATTCTGGGCGGTGGTGATACTCCAGAGTCACAGTTAGAAGCACTGCTGCAAACAGCAGTTCGAGCTAACAGTGAAGTTGGCTTCCGTAATGATGCATTTAAGGTGGTTGTTTTATCAACAGATGCCGAATTCCACCAAGCTGGTGATTTTAGCTCTCAACCTCCAAATAACGGAGATGCTGTTCTCGATGGTAGTCCAGAAGGAACTGGCGAAGACTATCCCAGCATTCTGCAAGTTAAAGATCTATTAGCGGCTACCAACATTATCCCAATTTTCGCAGTTACATCAGATGTGGTCTCGACCTATGAGGATTTGGTAAATCAATTAGGGGTCGGCTCGGTTGTGCTACTGTCAAGTGATAGTTCCAACCTGGTGAGTGCAATCAATGCCGGTCTGGCAGATATCTTCAGAGACATCACTCTGACTCCAGTCAGTGATGACTATGGTTATGTACAGAGCATCGTACCGCCTTCATTCACTGATGTACCAGAAGGTGATAGCAGAACTTTCACTGTCACCTTGCTAGCTGACGGTGTTGGTGACGCAGATGATACTTTAAGTCTAGTTGCTGCTGGATTTGGTCAAACAGACGTTAATGTTACTGTTGGTAAATCTGTCCCAGAGCCTTCAGCAATGTTAGGGTTGCTGGCATTCAGTGCTTTTGGCGCTACTTCAGTACTCAAGCGCAAACAACAGCAGAAAGCTACTGTCAAAGCTTAA
- the cobO gene encoding cob(I)yrinic acid a,c-diamide adenosyltransferase has protein sequence MKSDTPEELNSDQEIERLIDEIMSSNLPELTDEQYRKKMQRRKEVQDRRIAQAVPEKGLIIVNTGNGKGKTTAALGMVLRSLGHGYKVAIVQFIKGAWEPAEKAAFSHWEDQLEFHAMGEGFTWETQDRDRDLDKANAAWEKSLEYIQNPDFQLVLLDEINIAFKMGYLQVEEVLAGLAKKPPHKHVILTGRGAPAAIIERADLVTEMTLVKHPFRDQGVKAQPGIEF, from the coding sequence ATGAAAAGCGATACACCAGAAGAGTTAAACTCAGATCAAGAAATTGAGCGCTTAATTGACGAAATAATGTCCTCAAATCTACCTGAGTTAACTGATGAGCAGTACCGCAAGAAAATGCAGCGGCGTAAAGAAGTGCAGGATCGGCGGATAGCACAAGCTGTGCCAGAAAAAGGATTAATTATTGTAAATACTGGTAACGGTAAAGGTAAAACCACTGCGGCGTTGGGGATGGTGTTGCGATCGCTTGGTCATGGGTATAAAGTAGCGATCGTCCAATTTATCAAAGGAGCGTGGGAACCTGCTGAAAAAGCGGCTTTCAGTCATTGGGAAGACCAGTTAGAGTTTCACGCGATGGGTGAAGGCTTCACCTGGGAAACCCAAGACCGCGATCGCGACCTTGACAAAGCCAACGCCGCTTGGGAAAAATCATTAGAATACATCCAAAATCCTGACTTCCAGCTAGTGCTATTGGATGAAATCAATATTGCTTTCAAAATGGGTTATTTACAAGTTGAAGAAGTTTTAGCTGGTTTAGCAAAAAAACCACCACACAAACACGTCATTCTCACAGGTAGAGGCGCACCAGCCGCTATCATCGAACGAGCCGACTTAGTAACAGAAATGACCCTAGTTAAGCATCCTTTCCGCGACCAAGGCGTGAAAGCGCAACCAGGGATTGAGTTTTAA
- a CDS encoding O-acetyl-ADP-ribose deacetylase has product MMKQIVIIQGDITQLEIDAIVNAANSSLLGGGGVDGAIHRAAGRELLEECRQLQGCETGEAKITKGYHLPAKWVIHTVGPVWEGGNYGEDELLASCYSNSLALAEKYQIKTIAFPAISTGVYGFPMERASKIAITEVNKFLQNHNSLKQVIFVCFSQNAYDSYQRVMQEIT; this is encoded by the coding sequence ATGATGAAGCAAATTGTAATTATTCAAGGTGATATTACTCAGTTAGAAATAGATGCTATAGTCAATGCAGCCAATAGCTCATTACTAGGTGGTGGCGGTGTCGATGGTGCAATTCACCGTGCAGCCGGACGCGAATTATTAGAAGAATGCCGTCAATTACAAGGTTGTGAAACTGGTGAAGCTAAAATTACAAAAGGCTATCATCTTCCTGCTAAATGGGTAATTCATACTGTTGGGCCGGTTTGGGAAGGTGGAAATTATGGAGAAGATGAGTTATTAGCCAGTTGTTATAGCAACAGCTTGGCTTTAGCAGAAAAATACCAAATTAAAACTATTGCTTTCCCGGCTATTAGTACAGGTGTTTATGGTTTTCCGATGGAACGCGCCAGCAAAATTGCAATTACTGAAGTTAATAAGTTTTTACAAAACCATAATTCGCTAAAACAGGTAATTTTCGTTTGTTTTAGCCAAAACGCTTATGATTCTTACCAGCGGGTAATGCAAGAAATTACTTAA
- a CDS encoding deoxyhypusine synthase, with the protein MSKQLGQKIAPTAISNDIGIVDLIDNYFTAYNSARLREICQLLSRDVLTEGVTVGVSLSGAMTPAGFGVSALAPLIRNGFIDWMISTGANLYHDMHYGLGFELFAGNPFLDDVKLRQEGTIRIYDIIFGYDVLLETDAFIRKILQAEEFQKRMGTAEFHYLLGKYVWEIEKQLGVKHSSLLATAYEYGVPIYTSSPGDSSIGMNVAALALEGSQLVLDPAIDVNETAAIAYSARESEGKSAAVILGGGSPKNFLLQTQPQIHEVLGLEERGHDYFVQFTDARPDTGGLSGATPSEAVSWGKIDPEELPSTIVCYTDSTIALPLVTAYVLKQCEPRPLKRLYDRREAMFEKLQTDYLAAKTQPSDKIPAAVADSASQEAATYPCGRLIPNTR; encoded by the coding sequence ATGTCAAAACAGCTGGGTCAAAAAATTGCACCCACAGCCATATCAAACGATATCGGCATAGTGGATTTGATTGATAATTACTTCACTGCCTATAATTCAGCACGGTTGCGGGAAATCTGCCAATTACTAAGTCGTGATGTGCTAACAGAAGGCGTTACCGTGGGAGTTAGCCTTTCCGGTGCCATGACACCAGCAGGATTTGGGGTTTCAGCACTTGCACCTTTAATTCGCAATGGCTTTATTGACTGGATGATTAGCACTGGTGCTAATCTTTACCATGACATGCATTATGGGTTGGGTTTTGAACTGTTTGCTGGGAATCCCTTTTTAGATGATGTGAAGCTGCGCCAAGAAGGCACCATTCGGATTTATGACATTATTTTCGGCTACGATGTGCTGCTGGAAACTGATGCTTTCATCCGTAAAATTTTACAAGCAGAAGAGTTTCAAAAGCGGATGGGAACAGCTGAATTTCACTATCTACTAGGCAAATATGTCTGGGAAATAGAAAAGCAATTGGGAGTAAAACATTCTAGTTTGCTAGCAACAGCTTACGAATATGGCGTACCCATTTATACATCTTCCCCAGGAGATAGTTCCATTGGGATGAACGTAGCGGCTTTAGCCTTGGAAGGTTCGCAGTTGGTGTTAGATCCTGCAATTGATGTGAATGAAACAGCTGCGATCGCCTACTCTGCGCGAGAATCAGAAGGTAAAAGTGCGGCTGTGATTCTTGGTGGTGGCAGTCCTAAGAACTTTTTACTACAAACACAACCGCAAATTCACGAAGTATTAGGACTGGAAGAACGAGGACATGATTACTTTGTGCAGTTTACCGATGCTCGTCCTGATACTGGTGGTTTGTCAGGGGCAACTCCCTCAGAAGCCGTCAGTTGGGGTAAGATTGACCCAGAAGAGTTACCTAGCACAATTGTTTGTTACACAGATAGCACGATCGCTTTACCATTGGTGACAGCATACGTTCTCAAACAGTGCGAACCCCGTCCCCTGAAGCGATTGTACGACAGGCGCGAAGCAATGTTTGAGAAACTACAAACAGACTATTTAGCAGCCAAAACCCAACCATCGGATAAAATTCCCGCTGCTGTAGCTGATAGTGCTTCCCAAGAGGCGGCGACTTATCCCTGTGGGAGGCTGATTCCTAATACTCGTTAA
- a CDS encoding O-linked N-acetylglucosamine transferase, SPINDLY family protein has protein sequence MSNKLFEQGRWLEAIAQYQKFLEISSGEVETYARLCHCYKQLNLLDEYFQTLQQAIQLYPTQGNLHFELIIELRRNGRIESAISSAENAAKCLPDDYTFQILKYLTIPSVYDNEEEISLYRQRFIQGLQNLIAQTSLKTSEERHSALAGIGRLTNFYLSYQAQNDIDLQRQYGQLVHEIMAANFPQWVVPLSIPKLETQQKIRVGYVSYYLHSYSGTLWLTGWLRHCDRENFEIHCYYIGNEPDPVTEQFQEYSDVFHHIPYNLSAVCEQIIADKLHILVYPEIGMNPQTMQMAVLRLAPVQCVAWGHPVTTGLPTIDYFLSSELMEAENAQEHYSETLIRLPNIGVSYPKPYIPPVVRTRSDFQLPDDAVIYLCCQAPFKYLPQYDFIFAEIAHRVRQAKFVFLRASLMQPRLQRAFAAMGLDYQDYCVFLTIPERLDYLMINLLSDVYLDTFTWSGGNTSLEAIACNLPIVTCPGEFMRGRHSDSFLKMLGVTDTIAENVAEYIEIAVKLGLNPVWRRDISQRISQRHDRLFDDKICVVGLEAFYKQVVAASL, from the coding sequence TTGAGTAATAAATTATTTGAGCAGGGAAGATGGCTTGAAGCGATCGCGCAATATCAAAAGTTCTTAGAAATATCATCAGGTGAGGTGGAAACTTATGCGCGATTGTGTCATTGCTATAAGCAACTAAATCTTCTAGACGAATATTTTCAGACTCTCCAGCAAGCAATTCAACTTTACCCAACACAAGGAAATCTACATTTTGAATTAATCATTGAATTGCGGCGCAATGGGCGTATAGAATCTGCTATTTCCAGTGCCGAAAATGCTGCTAAATGTTTACCTGATGATTATACTTTTCAAATTCTCAAATATTTGACAATTCCATCAGTGTATGACAATGAAGAAGAAATTAGCTTATATCGCCAGCGCTTTATCCAAGGACTGCAAAATTTAATTGCTCAAACCTCTCTCAAAACTTCTGAAGAACGTCATAGTGCTTTAGCTGGTATAGGAAGACTGACAAATTTTTATCTGTCATATCAGGCACAAAATGATATAGATTTACAACGCCAATATGGTCAATTAGTGCATGAAATTATGGCGGCTAATTTCCCTCAATGGGTTGTTCCTCTAAGCATACCTAAGCTTGAGACTCAGCAAAAAATTCGTGTTGGCTATGTTTCTTATTATCTACATTCTTATAGTGGCACACTGTGGTTAACTGGCTGGTTACGTCACTGCGATCGCGAAAACTTTGAAATCCATTGTTACTATATAGGAAATGAGCCAGATCCAGTTACCGAACAGTTTCAAGAATACAGTGATGTTTTCCACCATATCCCTTATAATTTATCAGCAGTTTGTGAACAGATAATTGCTGATAAATTACACATTTTGGTTTATCCCGAAATTGGCATGAATCCCCAAACAATGCAAATGGCTGTTCTGCGACTTGCACCTGTGCAATGTGTAGCTTGGGGTCATCCAGTAACCACTGGTTTACCGACCATTGATTACTTTTTATCTAGCGAATTAATGGAAGCAGAAAATGCTCAAGAACATTACTCAGAAACATTAATTCGCTTACCTAATATTGGTGTTTCTTATCCCAAACCATATATTCCGCCAGTAGTTAGAACTCGCTCAGATTTTCAGCTACCAGATGATGCAGTAATCTATTTATGTTGCCAAGCTCCTTTCAAATATTTACCACAATACGATTTTATTTTTGCGGAAATTGCTCATCGTGTTCGCCAAGCTAAATTCGTATTTTTGCGTGCTAGTTTAATGCAGCCGCGTCTGCAACGTGCGTTTGCTGCTATGGGGCTAGACTATCAAGATTATTGTGTATTTTTAACTATTCCAGAGCGTTTAGATTATCTGATGATTAATTTACTTTCAGATGTTTACCTGGATACATTCACTTGGTCTGGTGGTAATACTAGCTTAGAAGCGATCGCTTGCAATCTCCCCATAGTTACTTGTCCGGGAGAATTTATGCGCGGTCGTCACTCTGACAGCTTCCTCAAAATGCTAGGAGTGACAGATACTATCGCGGAAAATGTCGCGGAATATATTGAAATTGCTGTCAAATTAGGATTAAACCCAGTTTGGCGACGCGATATTTCACAACGAATTAGTCAACGTCACGACCGGTTATTTGACGATAAAATCTGTGTAGTCGGTTTAGAAGCTTTTTATAAACAGGTTGTCGCAGCAAGTTTGTAG
- a CDS encoding class I SAM-dependent methyltransferase produces the protein MMVQNSEKTLDIALESLAHVYDELVIIDGGSNDSTCEIALSYGAKIIHSQWTGNHSHQRNLYLQAVKTDWVFVLDSDEFINTNVVEFLQLIKLSNTNIDTDNFWIPRKWISPFSKNHYIISSPHYPDFQRRLFKYNQNIFYQGQIHESIFNLIDQGDCLSELSIYHLDLFINSEEKRQEKIRKYSKIDPRDGGRHYYIPDINKIKLQLWDYDDLIPSVQVLLNKIGNNSLENSQLNFLIPAEIKNDEFYYALQKIVQQDDIKTVLEIGSSSGEGSTEAFVTGLRKNSNKPTLFCMEVSKTRFTELKKRYENDSFVKCYNISSVSLKSFPDEKEVLDFYNNTQSNLNFYPLEQVIGWLQQDIEYVKNSGVSDEGIQKIKQENKIEFFDLVLIDGSEFTGSAELDEVDGAKYICLDDINTFKNYQNYNRLINNSDYALISCNRNIRNGYAIFKRKTVQEISYQDIRNAVESIEGFMVPGQEQYLFNKVKSLPENAVIVEIGSFKGRSTVAMAYACVGSERKIYSIDTWDGNESDFAERQFFEIWQQNIQANSLSQYVTPLRGYSHDVLTRWDELTDGKAIDFIFIDGSHQYLDVLKDFEMSFPLVKDGGWIAFHDVIATWPGPERVWHNIAKLRLANHEYSSTLACGQKNLTAITSSLTPQLPIHFFTIVLNGQPFIRYHIEVFKQLPFKWHWHIVEGVADLKHDTGWSLHSGGFISDQIHHNGRSKDGTTEYLDELAQQYPENITVYRKPEGMFWDGKREMVNEPLFNINEECLLWQIDVDELWTFEQFMTARQMFIDNPEKTAAFYWCWYFVGEKLIISTRNCYAQNPRQEWLRTWRYKPGAVWVAHEPPRLEEPLVNGQWRDVAAVNPFIHQETENLGLVFQHFAYVTPEQLRFKEEYYGYKNAVSQWESLQHLTKFPVQLRDYFPWVQDETQVDIAHSRGIVPIAQRELDSDSWKFLQANEVQEQTRHIKKTAPVILIDGVFFQLYQTGIARVWKTLLEEWSNNEFAKHIVVLDRAGTAPKIPGIRYRAVPPYDYNNADIEREILQQLCDEEAADLFISSYYTTPMTTPSVFMAYDMIPEVMGWNFNNPMWQVKQQGIQHASGYIAISEHTARDLASCYPDIPLESITVAHCGVQSTFSPANSENVNAFKNKYGITKPYFILVGGGSGYKNSILFFQAFSQLINSYGFDIVFTGSGGLLAPEFRAYTSGSIVHMMQLSDEELATAYSGAVALIYPSKYEGFGMPIVEAMACGCPVITCPNASIPEVAGEAAIYVNDDDVDALANALCEVQKPGVRKTLIAAGLEQVKKFSWSEMAKTVSSTLVDVTLLNLNLKEKNLIIFPDWSQSEEVITLELEQVIKAVATDIDSEKTTLLISTSNINDEDAELLLSSVTMNLLMQEDLDISDGLEISLIGNLSDIQWSVLRSRIHARIILEHENQDALIEAKAETLTSCEIESLQPVRDEQFFFA, from the coding sequence ATGATGGTACAAAATTCTGAAAAAACATTAGATATTGCCTTAGAATCACTTGCTCATGTTTATGATGAATTAGTAATTATAGATGGTGGTAGCAATGACTCTACTTGTGAAATTGCTCTGAGCTATGGAGCTAAAATCATACATTCTCAGTGGACTGGAAATCACTCTCACCAACGCAATTTATACCTGCAAGCAGTAAAAACTGATTGGGTTTTCGTGCTAGATTCAGATGAATTTATTAATACAAACGTTGTAGAGTTTTTACAATTAATAAAATTGTCTAATACTAACATAGATACTGATAATTTTTGGATTCCTAGGAAGTGGATTAGTCCTTTTAGCAAAAATCACTATATTATAAGTAGTCCACATTATCCTGATTTTCAACGTCGTCTATTTAAATATAATCAAAATATTTTTTATCAAGGTCAAATACATGAATCTATATTCAATTTAATAGACCAAGGCGACTGCCTATCAGAATTGAGTATATATCATTTAGATTTATTTATTAATAGTGAAGAAAAGCGTCAAGAGAAAATTCGCAAATATTCAAAAATAGATCCACGGGATGGAGGACGCCACTATTATATTCCTGATATAAACAAAATCAAATTGCAGCTATGGGATTACGATGACCTAATTCCTTCAGTCCAAGTATTACTTAATAAAATTGGTAATAATTCTTTGGAAAATTCACAACTTAATTTTTTAATTCCAGCAGAAATCAAAAATGATGAGTTTTATTATGCACTTCAGAAAATTGTACAGCAAGATGATATTAAAACAGTTTTAGAGATTGGTTCATCTTCAGGAGAAGGAAGTACTGAAGCATTTGTAACAGGGCTTAGAAAGAACTCGAATAAGCCCACATTATTTTGCATGGAGGTTTCAAAGACTAGATTTACTGAACTAAAAAAAAGGTACGAAAATGACTCTTTTGTCAAGTGTTATAATATTTCATCTGTATCTTTAAAAAGTTTTCCTGATGAGAAGGAAGTACTTGACTTCTATAACAATACTCAAAGTAATTTAAATTTTTACCCCCTTGAGCAGGTTATTGGGTGGTTACAACAGGATATTGAGTATGTCAAGAATTCTGGAGTATCCGACGAAGGTATTCAAAAAATTAAGCAAGAAAACAAGATTGAATTCTTTGATTTAGTTTTAATTGATGGTTCAGAATTTACTGGTAGTGCCGAATTAGATGAGGTAGATGGTGCTAAATATATTTGTTTAGATGATATCAACACATTTAAAAATTATCAAAATTACAATCGGCTCATAAATAATTCTGATTACGCTCTCATTAGTTGTAATCGAAATATACGTAATGGCTATGCAATATTTAAACGCAAAACAGTGCAAGAAATCAGCTATCAAGATATCCGGAATGCTGTTGAATCTATTGAAGGATTCATGGTTCCTGGACAAGAACAATACCTCTTTAATAAGGTAAAATCTCTTCCTGAAAATGCTGTCATTGTTGAGATTGGTTCCTTCAAAGGTCGCTCAACAGTTGCTATGGCATACGCTTGTGTGGGAAGTGAACGAAAAATTTATTCCATAGATACATGGGATGGTAACGAATCTGATTTTGCTGAACGACAATTTTTTGAAATTTGGCAGCAAAATATTCAAGCAAACAGCCTTAGTCAATATGTAACCCCACTGCGTGGTTACTCTCATGATGTGCTAACCCGTTGGGATGAATTGACAGATGGTAAAGCAATTGACTTTATTTTTATTGATGGTTCACATCAATATTTAGATGTCTTAAAAGATTTTGAAATGTCGTTCCCACTAGTGAAAGATGGTGGATGGATAGCATTTCATGATGTAATAGCTACATGGCCTGGGCCAGAACGTGTATGGCATAATATCGCTAAACTTCGTCTTGCTAACCATGAGTATTCTTCAACTCTTGCATGTGGACAGAAAAATCTGACTGCTATTACTTCTTCTTTAACACCACAATTGCCAATTCACTTTTTTACTATTGTCCTTAATGGACAACCGTTTATCCGCTACCACATTGAAGTATTTAAACAGCTACCTTTCAAATGGCATTGGCACATTGTTGAAGGTGTAGCAGATTTAAAACATGATACTGGATGGAGTTTGCATTCGGGTGGATTTATCAGTGATCAAATCCATCACAATGGTCGCAGTAAAGATGGAACAACAGAATATTTAGATGAACTTGCACAGCAATATCCTGAAAATATCACAGTTTATCGGAAGCCGGAAGGTATGTTTTGGGATGGTAAACGAGAAATGGTTAATGAGCCATTATTTAACATTAATGAAGAATGTTTATTGTGGCAAATTGATGTAGATGAACTATGGACATTTGAGCAGTTTATGACTGCAAGACAGATGTTTATTGATAATCCTGAAAAAACTGCTGCCTTCTATTGGTGCTGGTATTTTGTTGGTGAAAAACTAATTATCAGTACTCGCAATTGTTATGCTCAAAATCCCAGACAAGAGTGGTTGAGAACCTGGAGATACAAACCTGGGGCGGTTTGGGTAGCACATGAACCACCAAGATTAGAGGAACCTTTAGTAAATGGTCAATGGCGTGATGTTGCAGCAGTAAATCCTTTTATACATCAAGAAACCGAAAATTTAGGTTTAGTATTCCAACATTTTGCTTATGTCACACCAGAACAATTACGTTTTAAAGAGGAATATTATGGATATAAAAATGCTGTCTCGCAATGGGAATCATTGCAGCATCTAACTAAATTTCCAGTCCAGTTACGGGACTACTTCCCTTGGGTTCAAGATGAAACTCAGGTAGATATTGCACACTCCCGGGGTATTGTACCAATTGCACAAAGAGAACTAGACAGCGATAGTTGGAAGTTTTTGCAAGCAAATGAGGTGCAAGAACAAACTAGACATATTAAAAAAACTGCACCAGTAATTCTGATTGATGGGGTATTTTTCCAACTGTATCAAACTGGCATAGCCCGTGTATGGAAAACCTTGCTAGAAGAATGGAGTAACAACGAATTTGCTAAGCATATTGTCGTGCTTGACCGTGCTGGAACTGCTCCTAAAATTCCTGGTATTCGATATCGCGCTGTACCACCTTATGATTACAATAACGCTGATATTGAGCGAGAAATTTTACAGCAATTGTGTGATGAAGAAGCAGCAGATTTATTTATCTCTTCTTACTACACTACCCCGATGACAACACCTTCTGTATTCATGGCTTATGACATGATTCCAGAAGTCATGGGATGGAATTTCAATAATCCCATGTGGCAAGTAAAACAACAAGGTATTCAACATGCATCTGGCTATATAGCAATTTCCGAACATACTGCGCGTGACCTTGCAAGCTGTTATCCTGATATTCCTCTAGAGTCTATTACTGTGGCTCATTGTGGAGTTCAAAGTACTTTTTCACCTGCAAATAGTGAAAATGTTAATGCTTTTAAAAACAAATATGGCATTACAAAACCCTACTTTATTTTGGTAGGTGGAGGAAGTGGTTATAAAAATAGTATTTTGTTCTTCCAAGCTTTCTCGCAGTTGATTAATAGCTATGGATTTGATATTGTCTTTACAGGTAGCGGCGGGCTATTAGCACCTGAATTTAGAGCCTATACTTCAGGTAGTATTGTTCACATGATGCAACTCAGTGATGAAGAGTTAGCAACAGCTTACTCTGGTGCTGTAGCGCTAATTTATCCTTCTAAATATGAAGGCTTTGGAATGCCTATAGTAGAGGCTATGGCTTGTGGTTGTCCGGTAATTACTTGCCCTAATGCTTCAATTCCAGAGGTAGCAGGAGAAGCAGCAATATATGTCAATGATGATGATGTGGATGCACTAGCAAATGCACTGTGTGAGGTGCAAAAGCCTGGTGTTCGTAAAACATTGATTGCTGCGGGTTTAGAACAAGTTAAAAAGTTTTCTTGGTCAGAAATGGCAAAAACTGTAAGTTCTACCTTAGTTGATGTTACTCTGTTGAATTTAAACCTGAAGGAGAAAAATTTAATTATTTTTCCTGACTGGTCGCAATCAGAAGAGGTAATAACTTTAGAATTAGAACAAGTGATTAAAGCTGTAGCAACCGATATCGATAGTGAAAAAACTACCTTACTTATTAGTACTAGCAATATTAATGATGAGGATGCTGAACTGTTGTTATCTAGTGTGACTATGAATCTTCTGATGCAAGAAGATTTAGATATTAGCGATGGTTTAGAAATTTCGTTAATAGGAAATTTATCAGATATTCAGTGGTCAGTTTTACGATCTCGAATTCATGCTCGAATTATTTTAGAACATGAAAATCAAGATGCGCTCATCGAAGCAAAAGCAGAAACTCTCACATCTTGTGAGATAGAAAGCTTGCAGCCAGTTAGAGATGAACAGTTTTTTTTTGCTTGA